The Chlorocebus sabaeus isolate Y175 chromosome 1, mChlSab1.0.hap1, whole genome shotgun sequence genome includes a region encoding these proteins:
- the TIMM8B gene encoding mitochondrial import inner membrane translocase subunit Tim8 B — MAELGEAGEAELQRLVAAEQQKAQFTAQVHHFMELCWDKCVEKPGNRLDSRTENCLSSCVDRFIDTTLAITSRFAQIVQKGGQ; from the exons ATGGCGGAGCTAGGTGAAGCTGGTGAAGCTGAGTTGCAGCGCCTCGTGGCCGCCGAACAGCAGAAGGCGCAGTTTACTGCACAG gtGCATCACTTCATGGAGTTATGTTGGGATAAATGTGTGGAGAAGCCAGGGAATCGCCTAGACTCTCGCACTGAAAATTGTCTCTCCAGCTGTGTAGACCGCTTCATTGACACCACTCTTGCCATCACCAGTCGGTTTGCCCAGATTGTACAGAAAGGAGGGCAGTAG